The following proteins are co-located in the Hyalangium minutum genome:
- a CDS encoding COX15/CtaA family protein, whose amino-acid sequence MTPSASSRRFQLFSYAVLAYTLAVVLWGAFVRATGSGAGCGDHWPQCNGQVIPRAPTVATVIEYTHRVTSGLALVLAVVLCVWGLRAHAKGHPVRRVAVLQLVFMLTEAAVGAGLVLFQYVAHNQSIGRAFWMAAHLLNTFLLVGAQALTAWYAGGRARMVLRGQGTTGALVISGVSALTLLGTTGAIAALGDTLFPASSLAEGFQQDVSETAHFLLRLRGLHPLLAIGVGALVVAVASAVARLRPSAEAKRGAVLLGILYALQLAAGVINLVLLAPVWMQLIHLLLADLVWIFLVRLSAAGLAEDAPRAELRASAADTASASRAG is encoded by the coding sequence ATGACGCCTTCCGCCTCCAGCCGCCGCTTCCAGCTCTTCAGCTACGCTGTGCTCGCCTACACGCTGGCCGTGGTGCTCTGGGGCGCCTTCGTGCGCGCCACAGGCTCGGGCGCTGGGTGCGGAGACCACTGGCCACAGTGCAACGGGCAGGTCATCCCACGCGCGCCCACCGTGGCGACAGTCATTGAATACACGCACCGTGTGACGAGCGGCCTGGCCCTGGTGCTGGCAGTGGTCCTGTGCGTGTGGGGCCTGCGGGCGCACGCGAAGGGTCACCCGGTGCGGCGTGTGGCGGTCCTGCAGCTCGTCTTCATGCTGACGGAGGCGGCCGTCGGCGCGGGGCTGGTGCTCTTCCAGTACGTGGCGCACAACCAGTCCATCGGGCGGGCGTTCTGGATGGCGGCGCACCTGCTCAACACCTTTTTGCTCGTGGGCGCGCAGGCGCTGACCGCGTGGTACGCGGGCGGACGCGCGCGGATGGTGCTGCGCGGCCAGGGAACGACGGGAGCTCTGGTGATCTCCGGCGTGTCGGCCCTGACGCTGCTGGGCACCACCGGCGCCATCGCGGCGCTGGGCGACACGCTCTTCCCGGCCTCCAGCCTCGCGGAGGGCTTCCAACAGGACGTGTCCGAGACGGCGCACTTCCTGCTGCGGCTGCGCGGGCTGCACCCGCTGCTCGCCATTGGCGTGGGCGCACTGGTGGTGGCGGTGGCCTCGGCCGTGGCCCGGCTGCGGCCCTCGGCGGAGGCGAAGCGAGGGGCCGTGCTGCTGGGCATCCTCTATGCGCTCCAGCTCGCCGCCGGAGTCATCAACCTGGTGCTGCTGGCCCCGGTGTGGATGCAGCTCATCCACCTGCTGCTGGCGGATCTGGTGTGGATCTTCCTCGTGCGGCTGAGCGCGGCGGGGCTCGCGGAGGATGCACCTCGGGCGGAGCTGCGCGCCAGCGCGGCGGACACGGCTTCGGCCTCACGCGCCGGCTGA
- a CDS encoding CHASE domain-containing protein — MKAALPATTRRASLAPQALLIGSLVVASASTALFLATAQSRDTSRFENQVQATQDRIFAHLSSDIALLRGAAGLFAASTSVTREEFRIYVERLDLRRYDPGLQGLGFAARIPASEQEHWLEQARADGLPSFHIWPAGARDEYYAILYLEPQDARNEAALGFDMFTEPKRREAMERAWMTGEPALSGRVVLKQEIDKDQQAGFLLYVPVYRGGNIPPTEDQRREELEGFVYSPFRAEDLFTGIFPPTHSPRILFRVYDGTEAQAGQLLYDSASAEGEPPPSTPRFVRTSRLEIAGQPWTLVFASSPSFERTLLSPWVPTVGGAGVLLSLMVYAVARSQFIGRQRAEASEAERAQLLTREKAAHAEAEAQRTYLHEVFMTAPAVIGIFRGPEHVFEFANAAYQKVLGNRELLGRPLSEALPDLAPEILAVADTVYQTGQPHSDQEVRIPLAYSAGQREEKYWNLIWQPRRNTAGQVDGVLLYAFEVTEQVLARKLVEASREEARRSAEQLQTITDTLPALVAYVDAQQYYRFANRAYETWFGRKPQEVVGKTIQEFVGEKIYARFQEPILRALAGETVRFEGELPRKDGQKLFIQSSYIPERDEHGQVRGFVVLAFDITERKQAEEAVRNAVRLRDEFLSVASHELKTPLTPLSLKLQTLARDAAAQPDSAFVLKVRTSVEAGLKQLKRLSDLIGDLLDVSRITSGQMKLYWEPVDFAAVVREVATRLEPEAARAESRLMLELPAEVPGRSDRMRLEQVAENLLTNAIKYGAGKPIHVRLEASPERIAFTVKDEGIGIAPENQARIFERFERAVSERNYGGLGLGLYITRTIVEALGGTIRVKSEPGQGACFTVELPREPAVS; from the coding sequence GTGAAAGCCGCCCTCCCCGCCACCACCCGACGCGCATCCCTGGCACCGCAGGCCCTGCTCATCGGCTCGCTGGTGGTGGCATCCGCGAGCACGGCGCTCTTCCTGGCCACGGCGCAGAGCCGGGACACCTCCCGCTTCGAGAACCAGGTCCAGGCGACCCAGGACCGGATCTTCGCGCACCTGAGCTCGGACATCGCCTTGCTGCGCGGCGCCGCGGGCCTCTTCGCTGCCAGCACCTCCGTCACCCGCGAGGAGTTCCGCATCTACGTCGAGCGGCTCGACTTGCGGCGGTATGATCCGGGGCTCCAGGGGCTCGGCTTCGCCGCACGCATCCCCGCCAGCGAGCAGGAGCACTGGTTGGAGCAGGCACGCGCCGATGGCCTGCCCTCGTTCCACATCTGGCCCGCGGGCGCTCGCGACGAGTACTACGCCATCCTCTACCTGGAGCCCCAGGACGCCCGGAACGAGGCGGCGCTGGGCTTCGACATGTTCACGGAGCCCAAGCGCCGCGAGGCCATGGAGCGGGCCTGGATGACAGGGGAGCCTGCGCTGTCGGGCCGTGTCGTCCTCAAGCAGGAGATTGATAAGGACCAGCAGGCGGGGTTCCTGCTGTACGTGCCCGTGTACCGAGGCGGGAACATTCCCCCCACCGAGGACCAGCGCCGGGAAGAGCTCGAAGGGTTCGTCTACAGCCCCTTCCGGGCGGAGGACCTGTTCACCGGCATCTTCCCGCCCACGCATTCCCCGCGGATCCTCTTCCGCGTCTACGACGGGACGGAGGCGCAAGCCGGGCAGCTCCTCTATGACTCGGCCTCCGCCGAGGGGGAGCCTCCGCCGAGCACGCCCCGCTTCGTGCGGACCTCGCGCCTGGAGATAGCGGGGCAGCCCTGGACGCTCGTCTTCGCCTCCTCGCCCAGCTTCGAGCGCACGCTGCTGAGTCCCTGGGTGCCCACCGTGGGAGGCGCGGGCGTGCTGCTCAGTCTGATGGTGTACGCCGTGGCGCGGTCCCAGTTCATCGGCCGGCAGCGCGCCGAGGCCAGCGAGGCCGAGCGGGCCCAGCTCCTGACGCGCGAGAAGGCCGCCCACGCCGAGGCCGAGGCCCAGCGTACCTATCTCCATGAAGTCTTCATGACGGCCCCTGCCGTCATCGGCATCTTCCGGGGGCCCGAGCACGTCTTCGAGTTCGCCAACGCCGCCTACCAGAAGGTGCTGGGGAACCGGGAGCTGCTGGGCCGTCCTCTCTCCGAAGCCCTGCCGGACCTGGCGCCGGAGATCCTCGCCGTGGCGGACACCGTCTACCAGACCGGACAGCCCCACTCGGATCAAGAGGTGCGCATTCCCCTGGCGTATAGCGCTGGCCAGCGCGAGGAGAAGTACTGGAACCTCATTTGGCAGCCGCGCCGGAACACCGCGGGCCAGGTGGACGGCGTGCTGCTGTACGCCTTCGAGGTCACCGAGCAGGTCCTGGCGCGCAAGCTGGTGGAGGCCAGCCGCGAGGAGGCACGGCGGAGCGCGGAGCAACTGCAGACCATCACCGACACGCTGCCAGCGCTCGTCGCCTATGTGGATGCGCAGCAGTACTACCGGTTCGCGAACCGGGCGTATGAGACGTGGTTCGGCCGGAAGCCCCAGGAGGTGGTGGGCAAGACGATCCAAGAGTTCGTTGGAGAGAAGATCTACGCGCGCTTCCAGGAGCCCATCCTCCGGGCCCTGGCGGGCGAGACCGTGCGCTTCGAGGGCGAGCTGCCCCGGAAGGACGGGCAGAAGCTCTTCATCCAGTCCAGCTATATCCCGGAGCGGGATGAGCACGGGCAGGTGCGTGGCTTCGTGGTGTTGGCCTTCGACATCACCGAGCGCAAGCAGGCGGAGGAGGCCGTGCGCAACGCCGTGCGGCTGCGCGATGAGTTCCTCTCCGTGGCCAGCCACGAGCTGAAGACGCCGCTGACGCCCCTGAGCCTGAAGCTGCAGACGCTGGCGCGTGATGCGGCAGCGCAGCCGGACTCGGCGTTCGTGCTGAAGGTCCGCACATCTGTGGAGGCGGGGCTCAAGCAGCTCAAGCGGCTGTCGGACCTGATTGGGGATCTGCTGGATGTGTCGCGGATCACCTCGGGGCAGATGAAGCTGTACTGGGAGCCGGTGGACTTCGCCGCCGTGGTCCGTGAGGTGGCCACGCGGCTGGAGCCCGAGGCGGCCCGGGCCGAGTCCCGCCTCATGCTGGAGCTGCCAGCGGAGGTGCCAGGCCGCTCGGACCGGATGCGGCTGGAGCAGGTGGCGGAGAACCTGCTGACGAACGCCATCAAGTACGGGGCGGGCAAGCCGATTCATGTCCGGCTGGAGGCGAGCCCCGAGCGCATCGCCTTCACCGTGAAGGACGAGGGAATTGGCATTGCCCCCGAGAACCAGGCGCGCATCTTCGAGCGGTTCGAGCGCGCCGTGTCCGAGCGGAACTACGGCGGCCTGGGGCTGGGGCTCTACATCACCCGCACCATCGTCGAGGCCCTGGGAGGCACCATCCGCGTGAAGAGCGAGCCCGGTCAGGGCGCCTGCTTCACCGTGGAGCTTCCCCGGGAGCCCGCGGTTTCTTAG
- a CDS encoding ATP-binding cassette domain-containing protein: MFELQGVSKRFGTTQALQPLELRLPSGRTTVLLGPSGCGKSTLLRLMNGLIRPDTGRVLFEGQPLPPEEAAMLSVRQRMGYALQGGGLFPHLTAGQNVELMARYLRWPSERIRARLEALVELTRFPGEALGRFPAQLSGGQRQRVGLMRALMLEPRVLLLDEPLGALDTLVRSELQVDLRAIFERLGMTVVLVTHDLSEAAFLGHCVVLLREGRVVQQGTLAELEASPADPFVTRFIQAQRRVLERGA, encoded by the coding sequence GTGTTCGAGCTTCAAGGGGTCTCCAAGCGCTTCGGCACCACGCAGGCCCTGCAGCCCCTGGAGCTGCGGCTGCCCTCGGGGCGGACCACGGTGCTGCTGGGGCCGAGCGGCTGTGGGAAGTCCACGCTGCTGCGGCTGATGAACGGGCTGATCCGGCCCGACACTGGCCGTGTCCTCTTCGAGGGCCAGCCGCTGCCGCCGGAGGAAGCGGCGATGCTCTCGGTGCGCCAGCGCATGGGCTACGCGCTCCAGGGCGGCGGCCTGTTCCCTCACCTCACCGCCGGGCAGAACGTGGAGCTCATGGCCCGGTATCTGCGGTGGCCTTCGGAGCGCATCCGTGCCCGGCTGGAGGCGCTCGTGGAGCTGACCCGCTTCCCGGGCGAGGCGCTCGGGCGTTTTCCCGCGCAGCTCTCCGGTGGCCAGCGTCAGCGGGTGGGGCTCATGCGCGCACTGATGCTGGAGCCGCGGGTGCTGCTGCTCGATGAGCCCCTGGGAGCGCTGGACACGCTGGTCCGCTCCGAGCTGCAGGTGGATCTGCGCGCCATCTTCGAGCGGCTCGGGATGACGGTGGTGCTCGTCACCCATGATCTCTCCGAGGCGGCGTTCCTCGGGCATTGCGTCGTCCTGCTGCGCGAGGGGCGCGTGGTGCAGCAGGGGACACTCGCCGAGCTGGAGGCGTCTCCGGCGGATCCGTTCGTCACCCGCTTCATCCAGGCGCAGCGGCGGGTGCTGGAGCGCGGCGCGTGA
- a CDS encoding flagellin, whose translation MPPPPLSSSEDRLRRLQEALDEGEERRAQEMEAWVREMGRLPTQSERRELEKRWRKQAKRQVKLAEREARRAEHLARQDASRNPALGVMFAGAALVTLLIALRLPHMWWLIFIAVFVFGPQAAHHLKSRKAQAQPLPGEREAAPLPRSVRELDAADPRMARVDALCDKLLAEFRSGPSVLREVVHAPEQTVEALRRSCHELARRERELRTLSSPEDERRLADEYAALAARVEAEKDAVAKERLSAALSVLAQQRQQRAELGTAASRLEAEHTRLYYTLENLYTQVLRVRTADAASEDVAGAGLRQSVEQIGAEMEAVTEALEEVHRAPGTREPIR comes from the coding sequence ATGCCGCCCCCACCTCTGTCCTCGAGCGAGGACCGGCTGCGCCGTCTGCAGGAGGCGCTGGACGAGGGCGAGGAGCGCCGGGCCCAGGAGATGGAGGCTTGGGTGCGGGAGATGGGCCGTCTGCCCACCCAGTCCGAGCGCCGCGAGCTGGAGAAGCGCTGGCGCAAGCAGGCCAAGCGGCAGGTGAAGCTCGCGGAGCGGGAGGCGCGCCGTGCCGAGCACCTCGCGCGTCAGGATGCCTCGCGCAATCCAGCGCTGGGAGTGATGTTCGCGGGGGCCGCGCTGGTGACGCTGCTGATCGCCCTGCGCCTCCCTCACATGTGGTGGCTCATCTTCATCGCCGTGTTCGTCTTTGGCCCTCAGGCGGCCCACCACCTGAAGTCGCGCAAGGCCCAGGCACAGCCGCTGCCCGGCGAGCGCGAGGCCGCCCCACTTCCCCGCTCCGTGCGAGAGCTCGATGCGGCGGACCCGCGCATGGCTCGGGTGGACGCGCTCTGCGACAAGCTGCTGGCGGAGTTCCGCTCCGGGCCCTCGGTGCTGCGCGAGGTGGTCCACGCACCCGAGCAGACGGTGGAGGCGCTGCGGCGCAGCTGTCACGAGCTGGCCCGGCGCGAGCGTGAGCTGCGCACCCTGTCCTCGCCGGAGGACGAGCGCCGGCTGGCGGACGAGTACGCGGCACTGGCGGCGCGGGTAGAGGCGGAGAAGGACGCGGTGGCCAAGGAGCGGCTGTCCGCGGCGCTGTCGGTGCTGGCGCAGCAGCGGCAGCAGCGGGCCGAGCTGGGCACGGCGGCCTCACGGCTGGAGGCGGAGCACACGCGGCTCTACTACACGCTGGAGAACCTCTACACGCAGGTGCTCCGGGTGCGCACGGCGGACGCCGCCTCCGAGGACGTGGCGGGCGCCGGCCTGCGCCAGAGCGTGGAGCAGATCGGCGCGGAGATGGAGGCGGTGACGGAGGCGCTGGAGGAAGTCCACCGCGCCCCCGGCACGCGTGAGCCTATTCGTTAG
- a CDS encoding NAD-dependent succinate-semialdehyde dehydrogenase yields the protein MAIATIDPTTGKTLRTFTAHTAEEVEAKLKLADETFRTYRQTPLADRKRWLARAAELLEKEAEQFGRIMTQEMGKPFEAAKAESQKCATACRYYVEHGEAYLRDEPINVGGDQAYVHYQPLGPVLAIMPWNFPFWQVVRFAAPALMAGNVGLLKHAHNVPQCALALEELFLRAGFPKGAFQTLLIETGDIARVIEDPRVKAATLTGSEGAGRAVGSQSGKALKKVVLELGGSDPFVVMPSAKLELAVETAVKARLINNGQSCIAAKRFIVHESVYPEFERRFVERMGRAVVGDPMDAKTEVGPLATEGIRQGLHAQVEKSVAAGTKLLVGGKLPTGPGTWYPPTVLADAAPGSPAATEELFGPVAVLFKARDVKHAIELANDSPYGLGASVWTHDDAEARQFIDGIESGMVFVNQMVVSDARLPFGGVKNSGHGRELALHGIREFLNAKTVRICSGTVAAPTQASANE from the coding sequence GTGGCCATTGCGACCATTGATCCGACGACTGGCAAGACGCTCCGCACCTTCACCGCTCACACCGCCGAGGAAGTCGAAGCGAAGCTGAAGCTCGCCGACGAGACGTTCCGGACGTACCGGCAGACGCCGCTGGCGGACCGCAAGCGCTGGCTGGCCCGCGCCGCCGAGTTGCTGGAGAAAGAAGCGGAGCAGTTCGGGCGCATCATGACGCAGGAGATGGGCAAGCCCTTCGAGGCCGCCAAGGCCGAGTCCCAGAAGTGCGCCACGGCCTGCCGCTACTACGTGGAGCACGGCGAGGCGTACCTGCGCGACGAGCCTATTAACGTAGGGGGCGATCAGGCCTACGTGCACTACCAGCCGCTGGGGCCGGTGCTGGCCATCATGCCGTGGAACTTCCCGTTCTGGCAGGTGGTGCGCTTCGCGGCGCCGGCGCTGATGGCGGGCAACGTGGGGTTGCTCAAGCACGCGCACAACGTGCCGCAGTGCGCGCTGGCGCTCGAGGAGCTGTTCCTGCGCGCGGGCTTCCCGAAGGGCGCCTTCCAGACGCTGCTCATCGAGACGGGAGACATCGCCCGCGTCATCGAGGACCCGCGCGTGAAGGCCGCCACCCTCACGGGCAGCGAGGGCGCGGGGCGCGCGGTGGGCAGCCAGTCGGGCAAGGCTTTGAAGAAGGTGGTGCTGGAGCTGGGCGGCAGCGATCCGTTCGTCGTCATGCCGAGCGCGAAGCTGGAGCTGGCGGTGGAGACGGCGGTCAAGGCGCGCCTCATCAATAACGGCCAGTCGTGCATCGCCGCCAAGCGGTTCATCGTCCACGAGTCCGTCTACCCGGAGTTCGAGCGCCGCTTCGTGGAGCGGATGGGCCGGGCGGTGGTGGGCGACCCGATGGATGCGAAGACCGAGGTGGGCCCGCTGGCCACGGAGGGCATCCGCCAGGGTCTGCACGCGCAGGTGGAGAAGAGTGTGGCGGCGGGAACGAAGCTGCTGGTGGGCGGCAAGCTGCCCACGGGGCCGGGGACCTGGTACCCGCCCACGGTGCTCGCGGACGCGGCGCCGGGCTCGCCCGCGGCCACCGAGGAGCTGTTCGGCCCCGTAGCGGTGCTCTTCAAGGCGCGGGACGTGAAGCACGCCATCGAGCTCGCCAACGACTCGCCGTACGGCCTGGGCGCCAGCGTGTGGACGCACGACGACGCGGAGGCGCGCCAGTTCATCGACGGCATCGAGTCGGGCATGGTGTTCGTGAACCAGATGGTGGTCTCGGACGCGCGGCTGCCGTTCGGCGGAGTGAAGAACTCGGGGCACGGCCGCGAGCTGGCGCTGCACGGCATCCGCGAGTTCCTCAACGCGAAGACGGTGCGCATCTGCTCGGGCACCGTGGCGGCGCCCACGCAGGCCTCGGCTAACGAATAG
- a CDS encoding glycine betaine ABC transporter substrate-binding protein — protein sequence MRGLSASVLVLGLAWLVACAPEPTADTRPEVRVGSKKFTESVILGELVARLARLSGAHAVHRRELGGTTVLWEALKRGELEVYPEYTGTLRQELFASRGLKDDAALREALAAEGLGMSASLGFNDTYALGMKEAEAERLGIRRISDLRAHPELKLGFSNEFMDRGDGWPALRERYQLPQRQVRGLDHDLAYRGLESGAIQVTDLYSTDAEISAYGLRVLEDDLKHFPAYDAVLLYREDWARKNPRVLAAILELQGLISEPEMVRLNARARLERVPEDTVAAEFLARKLGLETETQSDSLASRVWLRTREHLFLVLVSLLGAIGVAVPLGVLSAKRARVGQVVLGLAGIIQTVPSLALLVVMIPLLGIGSRPAIVALFLYGLLPIVRNTAAGLGGIPGDLRESAQALGLSPRARLWRIELPLAAPSILAGIQTAAVINVGTATLGALIGAGGYGQPILTGIRLDNTGLILEGAVPAALLALAVSGLFELLERLVVPRGLRVSQGQQT from the coding sequence GTGAGGGGCCTGAGCGCGAGCGTGCTGGTGCTGGGGCTGGCGTGGCTGGTGGCCTGTGCTCCCGAGCCCACGGCGGACACTCGTCCCGAGGTGCGCGTGGGCTCCAAGAAGTTCACCGAGTCCGTCATCCTCGGGGAGCTGGTGGCGCGGCTGGCGCGGCTCTCCGGGGCGCATGCGGTGCACCGGCGCGAGCTCGGAGGCACCACCGTGCTCTGGGAGGCCCTGAAGCGCGGCGAGCTGGAGGTCTATCCCGAGTACACCGGGACGCTTCGCCAGGAGCTGTTCGCCTCGCGGGGGCTGAAGGATGACGCCGCGCTGCGAGAGGCCCTGGCCGCCGAGGGGCTGGGGATGAGCGCCTCGCTTGGCTTCAATGACACGTATGCGCTGGGCATGAAGGAGGCGGAGGCCGAGCGCCTGGGCATCCGGCGCATCTCGGACCTGCGCGCGCACCCAGAGCTGAAGCTGGGCTTCAGCAACGAGTTCATGGATCGCGGCGATGGGTGGCCCGCGCTCCGGGAGCGCTACCAGCTGCCCCAGCGGCAGGTGCGGGGGCTGGACCATGACCTGGCCTACCGGGGGCTGGAGAGCGGTGCCATCCAGGTGACGGACCTGTACTCCACCGACGCGGAGATCTCGGCCTACGGGCTGCGCGTGCTCGAGGATGACCTGAAGCACTTTCCCGCCTACGACGCCGTGCTGCTGTACCGGGAGGATTGGGCTCGGAAGAACCCGCGGGTGCTCGCGGCCATCCTGGAGCTGCAGGGGCTGATCTCCGAGCCGGAGATGGTGCGACTCAACGCTCGCGCCCGCTTGGAGCGCGTCCCCGAGGACACCGTGGCCGCCGAGTTCCTGGCGCGCAAGCTGGGCCTGGAGACGGAGACGCAGTCGGACAGCCTGGCTTCCCGGGTGTGGCTGCGGACGCGCGAGCACCTGTTCCTCGTGCTCGTGTCGCTGCTCGGGGCGATTGGGGTGGCGGTGCCGCTCGGGGTGCTCTCGGCGAAGCGGGCACGGGTAGGGCAGGTGGTGCTGGGGCTCGCGGGCATCATCCAGACGGTGCCCTCGCTGGCGCTGCTGGTGGTGATGATCCCGCTGTTGGGAATCGGCTCGCGGCCCGCCATCGTGGCGCTGTTCCTGTATGGCCTGCTGCCCATCGTCCGGAACACGGCCGCGGGGCTCGGAGGCATCCCGGGCGACCTTCGCGAGTCCGCTCAGGCCCTGGGGCTGTCCCCGCGTGCACGGCTCTGGCGCATCGAGCTGCCGCTGGCTGCGCCCTCCATCCTCGCGGGCATCCAGACGGCCGCCGTCATCAACGTGGGCACAGCAACGCTGGGCGCGCTCATTGGCGCTGGAGGCTACGGGCAGCCCATCCTCACGGGCATCCGTTTGGACAACACAGGCCTCATCTTGGAGGGCGCGGTCCCCGCGGCGCTGCTGGCCTTGGCCGTGAGCGGGCTGTTCGAGCTGCTGGAGCGGCTTGTGGTGCCTCGAGGGCTGCGGGTGTCACAGGGACAGCAGACGTGA